In Treponema sp. OMZ 798, the following proteins share a genomic window:
- a CDS encoding methyltransferase has protein sequence MGGAWSAEQIKTAFEKIGFKNIDISSKEVSDEYAKKWGHGLEIKTYIQSSLIYAEK, from the coding sequence GTGGGAGGAGCCTGGTCTGCGGAGCAGATCAAAACAGCCTTCGAAAAAATCGGCTTTAAAAATATCGACATAAGCTCAAAAGAGGTATCCGACGAGTATGCCAAAAAATGGGGCCACGGCTTGGAAATAAAAACCTACATCCAAAGCAGCCTCATCTATGCCGAGAAGTAG
- a CDS encoding type II toxin-antitoxin system HicB family antitoxin, with protein sequence MIEYKGYIGKIEYDPEAKILHGDVINTRDVITFQGTSVAEIEKAFVDSVDDYLNWCREENVEPEKPYSGKFNIRISPELHKRIAINAKRLNLSLNSFVEKALQHELTMTRI encoded by the coding sequence ATGATTGAATATAAGGGATATATCGGAAAAATAGAATACGATCCGGAAGCAAAAATACTACATGGAGATGTTATAAATACTCGTGATGTTATTACATTTCAAGGTACAAGCGTAGCGGAAATAGAAAAAGCCTTTGTTGACTCGGTTGACGATTACCTCAACTGGTGCCGGGAAGAAAATGTAGAACCCGAGAAACCATATTCCGGAAAATTCAACATACGCATATCACCGGAACTTCATAAACGAATTGCAATCAATGCTAAAAGATTAAATCTTTCATTAAATAGTTTCGTTGAAAAAGCCTTACAACATGAATTAACAATGACTAGAATATAA
- a CDS encoding galactokinase codes for MNLTDDIQLQELKNAFISFYGNSEEKIIFAASPARINIIGEHIDYNGGLVLPASVNLYLRIALRKRRDKKIIYRSVKSEKVFEFELDGNLAFDEEKDYANYLNGMFLFLKERGLKADTGFELLITSDIPQGSGISSSAALELCFGKIISHAFDFEINGVELAKTGRRVENEFLGLKSGIMDQFSIAMGKKNQALLLDTSSLEYEYIPLETEPYRIVIMNSNKPRKLTESKYNERKEECEKALAFLQKEKDINFLCDLSVSDFKKLEQGLASNLGEKFARRVRHCVTEMDRVRRSAEALKNKDLKLLGDYLNQSHLSLKDDYEVTGKELDALFFAAIKEKSCIGARMTGAGFSGCAIAIVHKDGFEDFAERVGKEYTEQTGFTASFFACQASDGVSVISV; via the coding sequence TTGAACTTAACAGACGATATACAATTACAAGAATTAAAAAATGCCTTTATTTCTTTTTACGGGAATTCGGAAGAAAAAATTATTTTTGCGGCTTCACCTGCTCGCATAAATATAATAGGCGAACACATAGATTATAACGGAGGTCTTGTACTTCCTGCGTCGGTGAATTTATATTTAAGGATTGCCTTGCGTAAACGGCGGGATAAAAAAATAATTTACCGCTCGGTTAAATCGGAAAAAGTTTTTGAATTTGAGCTTGACGGAAATTTAGCCTTTGATGAAGAAAAAGATTATGCAAATTATTTAAACGGAATGTTTTTGTTTTTAAAAGAAAGGGGCTTAAAGGCCGACACCGGTTTTGAGCTTTTAATCACAAGCGACATTCCGCAAGGAAGCGGTATATCTTCTTCGGCTGCCTTGGAGCTTTGTTTCGGCAAAATTATTTCTCATGCCTTTGATTTTGAAATCAACGGAGTTGAGCTTGCTAAAACCGGCAGGCGTGTCGAAAATGAATTTTTAGGCCTTAAATCGGGAATTATGGATCAGTTTTCGATAGCTATGGGTAAAAAAAATCAGGCCCTGCTTTTAGACACTTCCTCACTGGAGTATGAGTACATTCCTCTCGAAACCGAGCCTTACCGAATTGTAATTATGAATTCAAATAAGCCGCGCAAATTGACGGAATCTAAATACAACGAAAGAAAGGAAGAATGCGAAAAAGCCCTTGCCTTTTTACAAAAAGAAAAAGATATAAATTTTTTGTGCGATCTAAGTGTTTCCGATTTTAAAAAATTGGAGCAAGGCTTGGCTTCCAATTTGGGAGAAAAATTTGCCCGCAGGGTAAGGCATTGCGTTACCGAGATGGACAGGGTAAGGCGGAGTGCCGAAGCCTTAAAAAATAAGGACTTAAAACTTTTAGGCGATTATCTAAACCAATCCCACCTTTCCTTAAAAGACGATTACGAGGTTACCGGAAAAGAACTGGATGCTCTTTTCTTTGCAGCCATAAAAGAAAAAAGCTGTATCGGTGCAAGGATGACAGGTGCCGGCTTTTCGGGCTGTGCCATCGCCATTGTTCACAAGGACGGCTTTGAAGACTTTGCCGAAAGGGTCGGGAAGGAGTACACGGAACAAACCGGCTTTACCGCCTCATTTTTTGCCTGCCAAGCATCCGACGGAGTATCTGTTATTTCGGTGTAA
- a CDS encoding ATP-grasp domain-containing protein, which produces MKENKKRILILGAGLMQGPAIRAAKELGCEVIAVDGNPNAVCAKEADKFFPIDLKDIPSLIDLAKKLKEEGGPADKGIAGLDGVFTAATDFSVSVAAVAESRSLPGHSLEAARRASDKVLMRECFEKHGVPSPKFTHIFKNEIDEALQILKQKDIPFPITIKPADNMGARGCRLVYSQEELRPALEDAVNFSRSGKAIAEEFIDGEEFSLEALVVNGEIFLNALADRHIFFPPYFVEMGHTIPSIKGKEECDELIRVFCLGIRALGLTNGAAKGDIFLRKADPQKGDKRTACVGEIAARLSGGYMSGWTVPYSSGFNVTKAAVKIALGEPVDELPIGGAARFSAERAWISVPGIIKKIEGLEGARSTKNVKDVLPRLFENDEAVFPKNNVEKCGNVLSSAESYEEAVKASMEAVQKIFLRLEKANSKTNLFFEKTNPSIAEQNNYPPNFFKFPQNKSTDKIKNKSFDKLLENSILIEEDEILYPSFFKDFLNTAFDVHGLSIREAIKKSFDLEPKLKERMLKTQKIGEPLSPHLVLWWKYFIRGSRQGLIYYFDTELCG; this is translated from the coding sequence ATGAAAGAAAATAAAAAGCGGATTTTGATTTTAGGAGCAGGGTTAATGCAGGGGCCTGCAATAAGGGCTGCAAAGGAATTGGGCTGTGAGGTTATAGCTGTCGACGGAAACCCGAATGCGGTTTGTGCAAAAGAGGCCGACAAATTTTTTCCGATAGATTTAAAAGATATTCCTTCCCTCATAGACCTTGCAAAAAAGTTAAAAGAAGAAGGCGGCCCGGCCGATAAGGGCATAGCCGGCCTGGACGGGGTCTTTACTGCAGCTACGGACTTTTCAGTATCGGTTGCAGCCGTTGCAGAAAGTCGGTCTCTTCCCGGGCACAGCTTGGAAGCAGCCCGCCGCGCAAGCGATAAGGTCTTGATGAGGGAGTGCTTTGAAAAGCACGGAGTACCTTCCCCTAAGTTTACCCATATTTTTAAAAACGAAATCGATGAGGCTCTTCAAATCTTAAAACAAAAAGACATTCCCTTTCCTATTACGATAAAACCTGCCGACAATATGGGAGCCCGCGGCTGCCGCTTGGTTTACTCCCAAGAGGAGTTAAGACCGGCCTTAGAAGATGCGGTAAATTTTTCGCGGAGCGGAAAGGCCATCGCCGAGGAGTTCATCGACGGTGAAGAGTTTTCGCTTGAAGCCCTCGTTGTAAACGGAGAGATTTTTTTAAACGCCCTCGCAGACAGGCATATTTTTTTCCCGCCATACTTTGTCGAAATGGGGCACACGATTCCGTCTATTAAGGGCAAAGAAGAATGCGATGAGCTTATAAGAGTTTTTTGCCTAGGCATAAGGGCCTTGGGGCTTACAAACGGAGCGGCCAAGGGAGATATTTTTTTACGAAAAGCCGATCCCCAAAAGGGCGACAAAAGGACTGCCTGTGTCGGCGAAATCGCGGCCCGCCTTTCAGGGGGTTACATGTCAGGCTGGACGGTTCCCTATTCTTCGGGCTTTAATGTAACTAAGGCCGCCGTCAAAATCGCCCTAGGCGAACCCGTAGATGAGCTTCCCATAGGTGGTGCCGCCCGGTTTAGTGCAGAACGGGCTTGGATTTCGGTGCCGGGAATAATAAAAAAAATAGAAGGGCTTGAAGGAGCAAGAAGCACAAAAAACGTAAAAGATGTTTTACCACGCCTCTTTGAAAATGATGAGGCTGTCTTTCCTAAAAACAATGTAGAAAAATGCGGCAATGTCCTAAGCTCTGCAGAAAGCTATGAGGAAGCAGTCAAGGCAAGCATGGAGGCCGTCCAAAAAATCTTTTTGCGCCTTGAAAAAGCAAACAGCAAAACAAATCTTTTTTTTGAAAAGACAAACCCTTCAATAGCTGAGCAAAATAATTATCCGCCGAACTTTTTTAAATTTCCGCAAAACAAAAGCACAGACAAAATTAAAAACAAAAGCTTCGATAAGCTATTGGAAAATTCTATTTTGATAGAAGAAGATGAAATTCTCTACCCTTCATTTTTTAAAGATTTTTTAAATACGGCCTTTGATGTACACGGCCTTTCTATTCGGGAAGCAATAAAAAAATCGTTTGACCTTGAACCGAAGCTAAAAGAACGGATGCTCAAGACTCAAAAAATAGGAGAGCCCTTAAGCCCTCATCTCGTCTTATGGTGGAAGTACTTTATCCGCGGCAGCCGTCAAGGACTGATTTATTATTTTGACACCGAGCTTTGCGGTTAA
- a CDS encoding Nif3-like dinuclear metal center hexameric protein, which produces MKLKDLDLYFTELLNIDAFAAQDLSQNGVQVQNSGKEIKKIAFAVDACLQSIKEAAERKADMLFVHHGLLWSRSLRIMGNHYHRIKALLDNDIVLYAVHLPLDAHPLYGNNIGLARRLELENLKEFGMYRGINIGLYGSLPAKPGSEEGLEIDEIVNKLFPQGEKPANILPFGPKKIKTVGVISGGAASEIDDAIALGLDLYITGEIEHITYHNALENRINVIAGGHYQTETVGVQLVAKKLELDTNLETCFIDIPTGF; this is translated from the coding sequence ATGAAGTTAAAAGACCTTGATCTTTATTTTACCGAATTATTAAACATAGATGCCTTTGCGGCTCAGGATTTGTCGCAAAACGGCGTTCAAGTGCAAAACAGCGGAAAAGAAATAAAAAAAATTGCCTTTGCAGTAGATGCCTGTCTTCAATCGATAAAGGAAGCCGCCGAGCGGAAGGCCGATATGCTCTTCGTACACCACGGCCTTTTATGGAGCCGCTCTTTAAGGATTATGGGAAATCATTATCACAGGATAAAAGCTCTTTTAGACAATGACATTGTGCTTTATGCCGTTCACCTTCCCCTCGATGCTCATCCTCTTTACGGGAACAACATCGGGCTTGCCCGCCGCCTTGAGCTTGAAAACTTAAAAGAGTTCGGAATGTACAGGGGTATAAACATAGGTCTTTACGGCAGCCTTCCTGCAAAGCCGGGGTCGGAAGAAGGCTTGGAGATAGACGAGATTGTAAATAAGCTTTTCCCCCAAGGAGAAAAACCTGCAAACATCCTTCCCTTCGGACCTAAAAAGATTAAAACCGTGGGAGTCATTTCGGGAGGAGCCGCTTCGGAAATAGATGATGCCATAGCCTTAGGGCTCGACTTATACATAACGGGCGAAATAGAACACATTACCTATCACAATGCCCTCGAAAACAGAATAAATGTTATTGCAGGCGGGCATTACCAAACGGAAACCGTAGGCGTTCAATTGGTTGCAAAAAAGCTTGAACTTGATACAAACCTTGAGACCTGTTTTATAGATATTCCGACAGGCTTTTAA
- a CDS encoding aconitase X, which yields MQLTREQEEILNGSQGEMQAKVLKTLVMYGEAFGAERLVKVTGRYGHLVTSFGIGVMKPVYKLMDELLQSQAVSGIPFTVDPRPLDDVVPKSFLERLVFRFMYSKQEEYEKQLKAMGLLSDEGYTCTCYFDEVGNTPKKGEILSWAESSAVNYANSVLGARCNRNSGIIEMFGLIAGWVPEFGLLTDEGRKADLIVEIETENLAEAQLLGSAIGIKAVENVPYIRGLDKFLGHDLNEEVRAYFKDMGAAMASNGAVGLYHVENLTPEAKESGASLIRKNAETYKITEAELLRIRASYPDIRKNKNAAPELCFIGCPHLSKQQLIKWTNTIERKLKENNKSKISIPTVMTSPRGVLKEFSKTEEYAKLKSFGLLFSETCPLMYMNNPLCAKKSVITNSNKLRTYTTAVYYKDDEIADLITGGV from the coding sequence ATGCAACTTACTCGGGAACAGGAAGAAATTTTAAACGGTTCTCAAGGAGAGATGCAGGCTAAGGTTTTAAAAACCTTGGTCATGTATGGTGAAGCCTTTGGTGCCGAAAGGCTTGTGAAAGTTACGGGAAGATACGGACATCTTGTTACAAGTTTTGGGATAGGAGTTATGAAGCCGGTTTATAAATTGATGGATGAACTTCTTCAATCCCAAGCTGTTTCAGGGATTCCGTTTACGGTAGACCCGCGTCCGCTCGATGACGTGGTGCCCAAAAGTTTTTTGGAACGCCTTGTTTTTAGGTTTATGTACAGCAAGCAGGAAGAATATGAAAAGCAGCTTAAAGCTATGGGGCTTCTTTCAGATGAGGGCTACACTTGCACTTGCTATTTCGATGAGGTAGGGAATACGCCGAAGAAGGGAGAAATCTTAAGCTGGGCCGAATCCTCTGCCGTTAATTATGCAAACTCGGTATTGGGAGCGAGGTGTAATCGCAATTCAGGTATCATCGAAATGTTCGGGCTTATTGCAGGCTGGGTACCCGAGTTCGGCTTATTGACCGATGAGGGGCGTAAGGCCGATTTAATTGTCGAGATCGAAACCGAAAATCTAGCCGAAGCCCAACTTTTGGGAAGCGCTATAGGAATCAAGGCTGTTGAAAACGTGCCCTACATTCGAGGCTTGGATAAATTTTTAGGACATGATCTGAATGAGGAGGTAAGAGCCTACTTTAAGGATATGGGAGCCGCCATGGCATCCAACGGAGCCGTCGGTTTATACCATGTCGAAAACCTGACGCCTGAGGCGAAGGAATCCGGGGCTTCTTTAATCCGTAAAAATGCAGAGACCTATAAAATTACCGAAGCCGAGCTTTTGAGGATAAGAGCTTCATATCCTGATATTAGAAAAAATAAAAATGCCGCTCCCGAGCTTTGTTTTATAGGCTGTCCTCATCTTTCAAAACAACAGCTCATTAAATGGACAAATACTATAGAAAGAAAGTTAAAGGAAAATAACAAATCAAAAATTTCTATACCGACGGTTATGACTTCGCCAAGGGGAGTTTTAAAGGAGTTTTCCAAAACCGAGGAATATGCAAAATTAAAATCCTTCGGTCTTCTTTTTTCTGAAACCTGTCCCCTCATGTATATGAATAACCCGCTTTGTGCAAAAAAATCGGTTATCACAAATTCCAATAAACTTAGAACCTATACTACGGCTGTCTACTATAAGGACGATGAAATAGCCGATCTAATTACGGGAGGCGTTTAA
- a CDS encoding aconitase X swivel domain-containing protein produces MKTFKGRVIVPGTVSAEALVSSQGFNTLASFQKALMFGDKKAHCSDQNNPDLYKKEIAGKALCLPQTIGSTTGGMVIFCAASMGRQPACMLFSEPIDSLAAAGVILAANFADNPIPTIDNLGKEFLSAVKSGSRIEVKEGGEVLIED; encoded by the coding sequence ATGAAAACATTTAAGGGAAGAGTAATTGTTCCGGGAACAGTATCGGCAGAGGCCCTTGTAAGCTCTCAAGGTTTTAATACCCTTGCAAGCTTTCAAAAAGCTTTGATGTTCGGGGATAAGAAGGCTCATTGCTCCGATCAAAACAATCCGGACTTGTATAAAAAGGAAATAGCAGGGAAGGCTCTTTGTCTTCCGCAGACCATAGGCTCAACTACGGGCGGAATGGTTATATTCTGTGCCGCTTCTATGGGCCGGCAGCCTGCCTGTATGCTTTTTTCGGAACCCATAGATTCATTGGCTGCAGCAGGCGTAATCCTTGCAGCAAACTTTGCCGATAATCCTATTCCTACAATCGATAACTTGGGAAAAGAATTTTTATCTGCGGTTAAAAGCGGAAGCAGAATCGAAGTTAAAGAAGGTGGTGAAGTTTTAATTGAAGACTAA